A region of the bacterium genome:
CACAAATCCAAGGCCCGACCTTTTCCAACCAACCTAGCCAAACGTTGCGTGCCGCCATATCCTGGAATAACCCCAAGCTTTACTTCTGGCTGTGCAAATTGCGCAGTCTCTGCGGCTATTCGCAAGGTTGCGGCCATCGCAAGCTCACATCCACCCCCAAAAGCAAAACCATTAATGGCCGCAAGCGAGGGTTTTCCTAATGTTTCTAAACTTCGAAACACGGCTTGTCCTCTTTGTGCAAACTCATAACCAGACTGTGCTGAACATTCTGCTAATCGAGTAATATCTGCGCCTGCACAAAATGCTTTTCCTTCACCTGTTATCAATACGCCTTTGATAGCCCTATCTTCTTTAGCTTGAGTTAAAACCAAAGACAACGCAGAGAGTACCTCTTCATTCAAGGCATTTAATTTATCAGGACGATATAACGTAATATACAAAATTCCGTTGCGAGTACTATGTTGTAAAACAGACATGATAAGATCTCCTAAGCATTACTCAATATTATAATCATCATCCAGTACGGATTTTGCCATAATTTCTCGCATGATTTCATTCGTGCCTTCCAAGATTTGATGCACTCGTAAATCACGAAAAACACGTTCGATTTGATAATCACACAAATACCCATATCCCCCATGAATTTGCATGGCTTTATCAGCAATTTGAAACGCAACATCCGTTGCTAGCCGTTTCGCCATTGCACAATGCATTGGCGCATTAGGATGGCCTTTATCTAGCAAATCTGCGGCACGATACACCAACAATCGAGCGGATTCAAAATCAGTCAACATATCTGCAAAATAAAACCTTAATGCCTGCATTTTACTGAGCGATTGTTTAAATTGCTTGCGTTCTTTCATGTAAGCCTGCGTTAACCGCAAACACAACGCCGCACCACCCAAAGAGCAAGCGGCAATATTGATGCGCCCACCATTCAACGCCTGCAGCGCTATTTTAAACCCCATACCCTCTTCACCCACGCGATGAGC
Encoded here:
- a CDS encoding enoyl-CoA hydratase/isomerase family protein, with protein sequence MSVLQHSTRNGILYITLYRPDKLNALNEEVLSALSLVLTQAKEDRAIKGVLITGEGKAFCAGADITRLAECSAQSGYEFAQRGQAVFRSLETLGKPSLAAINGFAFGGGCELAMAATLRIAAETAQFAQPEVKLGVIPGYGGTQRLARLVGKGRALDL